From Daucus carota subsp. sativus chromosome 6, DH1 v3.0, whole genome shotgun sequence, the proteins below share one genomic window:
- the LOC108225346 gene encoding uncharacterized protein LOC108225346, which translates to MASSIVASVPVSGGFPLKSHDRLSTRSSMYGNTLKFHKKPYQQKSKRLSVRAEYGDQKAGTAGDFFAGFLLGGAVLGTLAYFFAPQLRRSLLNEDEYGFRRARRPIYYDDGLEKTRQTLNTKISQLNSAIDNVATRLRGGHKKPPVPVETAIDEAIM; encoded by the exons ATGGCTTCTTCGATCGTAGCTTCTGTTCCAGTGTCTG GTGGATTTCCTTTGAAATCACATGATCGTTTGTCCACAAGGTCAAGTATGTATGGTAACACCTTGAAATTTCACAAGAAACCATATCAACAAAAGTCCAAGCGCTTGTCTGTTCGTGCGGAGTACGG TGATCAGAAAGCTGGAACTGCCGGAGATTTCTTTGCCGGCTTTCTTCTGGGCGGTGCTGTACTTGGAACGCTTGCATATTTCTTTGCACCTCag CTGAGAAGATCCCTGCTCAATGAAGATGAGTATGGTTTCCGGAGAGCCAGGAGACCAATTTACTATGATGACGGTCTAGAG AAAACCAGGCAGACTCTTAATACCAAAATAAGTCAGCTCAATTCTGCTATTGACAATGTGGCGACAAGGTTGAGAGGTGGCCATAAGAAGCCTCCTGTTCCCGTGGAGACTGCCATCGATGAAGCCATAATGTAG
- the LOC108225144 gene encoding 8-hydroxygeraniol oxidoreductase, with the protein MSHYIPQVITCKAAVIWKAGEALKVEEIKVDPPKTGEVRIKMLFASVCHTDILYRDGFDQTLFPRALGHEGVGMVEAVGENVKNVLIGDIVMPVYLGECGSCLNCKSGKSNLCHVYPLSLTGLLPDGTSRMLISGTGERVYHLISCSTWSEYTVFDSNYLVKVDPKLPLPHASFLSCGFTTGFGAAWRTASVEEGSTVVVLGLGAVGLGAIGGARTQGASKIIGVDLIDLKGKKGTKFGMTDFINPKDSGKSISELVKEATGGLGVDYCFECTGVSSLLSEAIESTKVGLGTAVLIGTGTDPIGHFNIVPFLCGRTLKGTVLGNVRVQSDLPTIINKSVNKEIDLEELLTHEVSLDEINEALEITKQPDCVKVLIKF; encoded by the exons ATGAGCCACTACATCCCTCAAGTCATTACATGCAAAG CTGCTGTGATATGGAAGGCCGGGGAGGCGCTGAAGGTGGAGGAAATCAAGGTGGATCCTCCCAAAACGGGGGAGGTCAGGATCAAGATGCTCTTTGCCAGCGTCTGTCACACCGACATTCTCTACCGCGATGGCTTTGATCAG ACTCTGTTTCCGCGAGCTCTCGGACACGAAGGCGTTGG GATGGTAGAGGCAGTGGGTGAAAATGTGAAGAATGTACTCATAGGAGACATAGTAATGCCTGTATATTTGGGTGAATGTGGGAGTTGCCTGAATTGCAAATCCGGAAAATCAAACTTGTGCCATGTTTACCCCTTGAGTTTAACCGGTTTATTGCCGGACGGCACATCAAGAATGTTGATTTCCGGCACGGGCGAAAGAGTGTACCACCTAATTAGCTGCTCCACTTGGTCTGAGTACACTGTGTTCGACTCGAATTATCTGGTGAAGGTTGATCCCAAGTTACCATTGCCTCATGCAAGCTTCCTGTCTTGCGGCTTTACCACTGGCTTTGGTGCCGCCTGGAGGACAGCCAGTGTCGAGGAGGGCTCAACTGTCGTTGTGCTCGGTCTTGGTGCTGTCGGGCTTGGT GCAATAGGAGGAGCAAGAACACAAGGGGCATCGAAAATAATCGGAGTTGATCTCATTGACTTGAAAGGTAAGAAAGGAACAAAGTTTGGAATGACTGATTTTATaaaccctaaagactctggtaAGTCGATATCTGAACTGGTGAAAGAGGCAACCGGGGGACTTGGTGTCGACTACTGTTTTGAGTGCACTGGAGTTTCATCTTTACTAAGTGAGGCCATCGAATCCACCAAAGTG GGGCTCGGAACAGCAGTGTTGATAGGTACAGGCACAGACCCTATCGGACATTTCAATATTGTTCCCTTCCTGTGCGGGAGAACACTCAAAGGAACCGTCCTTGGCAATGTCAGAGTTCAATCTGATCTACCGACGATAATCAACAAATCTGTGAACAAG GAGATAGATTTAGAAGAGTTATTGACACATGAGGTCTCACTCGACGAGATCAACGAGGCCCTTGAGATAACGAAGCAGCCAGATTGTGTAAAAGTTCTCATCAAATTTTAG